Proteins from a genomic interval of Drosophila melanogaster chromosome 2R:
- the ND-B15 gene encoding NADH dehydrogenase (ubiquinone) B15 subunit: protein MVLSNEEQEFIKRKHEATLKLRQEFLKQSSNPYRHATGEGGTVFDAGLARFQAMRVSNYEHFKPTGKSFRTGLFAVVLPIALYAWALKAERDGREEKYRTGQVAYKDRQFKFI, encoded by the exons atggTTTTGTCCAACGAGGAGCAGGAGTTCATTAAGCGCAAGCACGAGGCGACGCTGAAGCTGCGCCAGGAGTTCCTCAAGCAGAGCTCCAATCCCTACCGCCATGCCACCGGCGAGGGCGGCACCGTT TTCGATGCGGGATTAGCCCGTTTCCAGGCGATGCGAGTCTCCAACTACGAACACTTCAAGCCCACCGGCAAATCCTTCCGCACGGGCCTTTTCGCCGTCGTCCTGCCGATTGCCCTCTACGCCTGGGCTTTGAAGGCGGAGCGCGATGGACGCGAGGAGAAGTACAGGACTGGCCAGGTGGCCTACAAGGACCGCCAGTTCAAGTTCATCTAA
- the Trs31 gene encoding TRAPP subunit 31, which yields MEKLEALKISSMRPRSNILDRPLSKGKTEVSQSIVALLFSEIVQYSQSRVFTVPELQTRLHDLGQDVGTRIIDLYFVRERSSKRETKLTQMLLFVKTTVWKNLFGKEAEKLEHANDDERTYYIIEKEPLVNTFISVPKDKGSLNCANFTAGIVEAVLTNCGFPCKVTAHWHKGTTYMVKFEDFVIARDKQMEEK from the exons atggaaaaactggAGGCCCTAAAAATATCCTCGATGCGTCCGCGCAGCAACATCCTAGACAGACCACTATCCAAGGGCAAAACGGAGGTTTCCCAGAGCATTGTGGCGCTGCTTTTCAGCGAAATCGTCCAGTACTCGCAGAGCCGAGTGTTTACAGTCCCAGAATTGCAAACAAG ACTCCACGATCTGGGTCAAGATGTAGGCACCCGCATAATCGACCTGTATTTCGTGAGGGAGCGCAGCTCCAAGCGAGAAACAAAACTAACCCAAATGCTTCTCTTTGTTAAGACCACGGTGTGGAAGAATCTCTTTGGCAAAGAGGCGGAGAAACTGGAACATGCCAACGACGACGAAAGGACATACTACATAATTGAAAAGGAACCGCTTGTCAACACATTCATAAGCGTGCCAAAGGATAAGGGCTCGCTGAATTGCGCTAATTTCACCGCTGGCATCGTGGAAGCTGTGCTCACGAACTGCGGATTT CCGTGCAAGGTCACCGCCCACTGGCACAAGGGCACCACGTACATGGTCAAATTTGAGGACTTTGTCATCGCCCGCGACAAGCAGATGGAGGAGAAATAA
- the CG12857 gene encoding uncharacterized protein, isoform A has protein sequence MEELMRQNGQKCERQELTCSVLFTNPKLSAEKLSSNDEINSIARFVSKAEDLEMHRVFSKISKNGVEETTSLNRSLFEFGHNFEDADGWLKLEQPCKDRLATVLRYMFESHLKTTVQIEINNMYFNCHFIVLQVYSRFFSELEMIPLLVTLPEKIVSQKAFMLSYKWMLSDEPVLELAHIVEVYVAATYLRISGLAAHCWKYFDDEEYYNEDTACVLYVESKDNPAMDVVRNLMLTRIRKFLLTFVATRDFLDLPTSHLIFLLESDQICVNTEIEVFFIAVRWLGHDWNKRKVHVRRLMSCIRFNLMPLWYLLYARREEDHPLVMKLIFNPEVEYKIDESISRITSRMYEDALEGNDAQSEEYASDSGQRNWICDSLCSYYHGVGCPNTREIRFKHFEDYLSELQQCSKDHWSQVIFQDPSKKIDCCSTRKIKSDDFVAD, from the exons ATGGAGGAGCTAATGAGGCAGAACGGACAGAAATGCGAGAGGCAGGAACTCACCTGCAGCGTTTTATTTACCAA TCCCAAGCTTAGTGCCGAGAAGTTATCCTCCAATGATGAAATAAACTCCATTGCGAGATTCGTATCGAAGGCGGAGGATCTCGAAATGCATAGAGTGTTCAGTAAGATATCAAAGAATGGTGTCGAGGAGACCACGTCTCTGAATCGCTCCCTCTTCGAGTTCGGTCATAATTTCGAGGATGCCGATGGCTGGCTGAAACTGGAGCAGCCTTGCAAGGATCGGCTGGCCACGGTGCTGCGCTACATGTTCGAGTCCCATCTGAAGACCACTGTGCAGATAGAAATCAACAATATGTACTTCAATTGCCACTTCATCGTGCTGCAGGTGTACTCTCGCTTCTTTAGTGAACTGGAGATGATTCCGCTGCTGGTCACCCTGCCCGAGAAGATCGTGTCCCAGAAGGCCTTTATGCTCTCCTACAAATGGATGCTGAGCGATGAGCCCGTCCTGGAGCTGGCTCACATTGTGGAGGTCTATGTGGCCGCCACTTATTTGAGGATCTCTGGTCTGGCGGCGCATTGTTGGAAATATTTCGATGATGAGGAATACTACAACGAGGATACGGCATGTGTCCTATACGTCGAGTCGAAGGACAATCCCGCCATGGATGTAGTTCGCAATTTGATGCTGACTAGGATCCGCAAGTTTCTGCTCACCTTTGTGGCCACCAGGGATTTCCTCGATCTGCCGACCTCCCATCTGATTTTTTTGCTCGAATCCGATCAAATCTGTGTGAACACCGAGATTGAG GTTTTCTTTATAGCTGTTCGATGGCTGGGTCACGATTGGAACAAGAGGAAAGTGCACGTACGTCGTTTAATGTCCTGTATTCGATTCAACCTGATGCCATTGTGGTATCTACTATATGCGCGACGGGAGGAGGATCACCCGTTGGTGATGAAGCTGATTTTCAACCCGGAGGTGGAGTACAAGATCGACGAATCCATATCGAGAATAACGTCGCGCATGTACGAGGATGCCTTGGAGGGCAATGACGCACAGAGTGAGGAATACGCAAGTGATTCCGGACAGCGAAACTGGATATGCGATAGCTTGTGCAGCTATTATCACGGCGTCGGTTGTCCCAATACCCGGGAAATTCGTTTCAAACACTTCGAGGATTACCTTTCGGAATTACAACAATGCTCCAAAGATCACTGGTCTCAGGTGATATTTCAGGACCCGAGTAAAAAGATTGACTGTTGCAGCACAAGGAAGATAAAATCGGACGATTTTGTTGCCGATTAA
- the CG12857 gene encoding uncharacterized protein, isoform B, whose protein sequence is MEELMRQNGQKCERQELTCSVLFTNPKLSAEKLSSNDEINSIARFVSKAEDLEMHRVFSKISKNGVEETTSLNRSLFEFGHNFEDADGWLKLEQPCKDRLATVLRYMFESHLKTTVQIEINNMYFNCHFIVLQVYSRFFSELEMIPLLVTLPEKIVSQKAFMLSYKWMLSDEPVLELAHIVEVYVAATYLRISGLAAHCWKYFDDEEYYNEDTACVLYVESKDNPAMDVVRNLMLTRIRKFLLTFVATRDFLDLPTSHLIFLLESDQICVNTEIELFDGWVTIGTRGKCTYVV, encoded by the exons ATGGAGGAGCTAATGAGGCAGAACGGACAGAAATGCGAGAGGCAGGAACTCACCTGCAGCGTTTTATTTACCAA TCCCAAGCTTAGTGCCGAGAAGTTATCCTCCAATGATGAAATAAACTCCATTGCGAGATTCGTATCGAAGGCGGAGGATCTCGAAATGCATAGAGTGTTCAGTAAGATATCAAAGAATGGTGTCGAGGAGACCACGTCTCTGAATCGCTCCCTCTTCGAGTTCGGTCATAATTTCGAGGATGCCGATGGCTGGCTGAAACTGGAGCAGCCTTGCAAGGATCGGCTGGCCACGGTGCTGCGCTACATGTTCGAGTCCCATCTGAAGACCACTGTGCAGATAGAAATCAACAATATGTACTTCAATTGCCACTTCATCGTGCTGCAGGTGTACTCTCGCTTCTTTAGTGAACTGGAGATGATTCCGCTGCTGGTCACCCTGCCCGAGAAGATCGTGTCCCAGAAGGCCTTTATGCTCTCCTACAAATGGATGCTGAGCGATGAGCCCGTCCTGGAGCTGGCTCACATTGTGGAGGTCTATGTGGCCGCCACTTATTTGAGGATCTCTGGTCTGGCGGCGCATTGTTGGAAATATTTCGATGATGAGGAATACTACAACGAGGATACGGCATGTGTCCTATACGTCGAGTCGAAGGACAATCCCGCCATGGATGTAGTTCGCAATTTGATGCTGACTAGGATCCGCAAGTTTCTGCTCACCTTTGTGGCCACCAGGGATTTCCTCGATCTGCCGACCTCCCATCTGATTTTTTTGCTCGAATCCGATCAAATCTGTGTGAACACCGAGATTGAG CTGTTCGATGGCTGGGTCACGATTGGAACAAGAGGAAAGTGCACGTACGTCGTTTAA
- the Spred gene encoding Sprouty-related protein with EVH-1 domain, isoform C, producing the protein MTEGHESDFLVTVRAQVMTRDESTEGWLPLAGGGLANVSIRKRARLSPLASGHDYIIYGQRISDQSVILSCVINRDLKYYKVMPTFHHWRAGKQRNGLTFQTAADARAFDKGVLRAYNELIDGLAKSNPTIICPPLTKYDSVGEDDVFMTLDLPVESESLQKIHSSPEGSEKSHKSVSNNSDSEKLPPPPIHYISTDKTSATTSPPDAPPASAAPSPATAGQIAASENYSYVTLTAVHHDYNYPVVDQPVGAQVLNARRESISALKKRNALEAAQAMAAAQTAAGGGLACRDGGSGKPLHKPNVSDILKKETRLRCRYCHELYSEDFNRRGACEYAPDAFRSGYECISGMGCARCMIYHCMSDAEGETAQHPCDCSASEAGCSKRWLGLAILSLFVPCLWCYPPLRACHLAGIHCGLCGGQHKPHVXHLEARLQGQHDDDPRPRSEFHYHHSEQSIMNSAKRPWGAKQKQSQQSQQSQRHFYNWELSHSLGAPQHQTPPYLMQSTGRKAPQNDYGRLLF; encoded by the exons ATGACAGAAGGACATGAAAG CGACTTCTTAGTAACAGTACGCGCACAGGTAATGACCAGAGACGAGAGCACCGAGGGCTGGCTTCCGCTGGCCGGGGGTGGCCTGGCCAATGTTTCGATCCGGAAGCGGGCTAGGCTATCCCCATTGGCATCGGGTCATGACTACATCATCTACGGGCAGAGAATATCCGATCAGAGC GTCATCTTGAGCTGTGTGATCAATCGTGATCTGAAGTATTACAAAGTAATGCCTACATTTCATCATTGGCGCGCAGGGAAGCAGCGGAATGGACTCACATTTCAAACGGCCGCCGATGCGCGAGCCTTTGACAAGGGCGTCCTGCGCGCCTACAACGAGCTGATCGATG GACTGGCCAAATCGAATCCAACGATAATATGCCCACCGCTAACCAAATATGATTCGGTTGGCGAAGATGATGTATTCATGACCCTGGACTTACCTGTGGAGAGCGAGAGTTTACAAAAGATCCATTCAAGCCCCGAGGGCAGCGAGAAAAGTCACA AGAGCGTCAGCAACAACTCCGACTCGGAGAAGCTGCCTCCGCCGCCCATTCACTACATATCCACGGACAAAACATCGGCCACCACGTCGCCGCCAGACGCACCGCCCGCTTCTGCTGCTCCATCGCCGGCGACGGCCGGCCAGATAGCGGCCAGTGAGAACTACTCGTACGTGACGCTGACGGCGGTGCACCACGACTACAACTATCCGGTGGTGGACCAGCCGGTGGGGGCGCAGGTGCTCAATGCTCGCAGGGAGTCGATCAGTGCACTAAAGAAGCGCAACGCTCTGGAGGCAGCGCAGGCGATGGCGGCGGCTCAGACGGCGGCGGGTGGTGGACTGGCCTGTCGCGACGGCGGATCGGGAAAGCCACTGCACAAGCCAAACGTATCCGACATACTGAAGAAGGAGACGCGCCTGCGATGCCGCTACTGCCACGAGCTGTACAGCGAGGACTTCAATCGGCGGGGCGCCTGCGAATATGCCCCGGATGCGTTTCGCAGCGGCTACGAGTGCATCTCTGGGATGGGCTGTGCCCGTTGCATGATCTACCACTGCATGAGCGACGCCGAGGGCGAGACGGCCCAGCATCCGTGCGACTGCAGCGCCAGCGAGGCCGGCTGCAGCAAGCGCTGGCTGGGCCTGGCGATCCTCTCGTTGTTCGTGCCCTGCCTGTGGTGCTATCCGCCGCTCCGCGCCTGCCACTTGGCCGGCATCCACTGCGGCCTCTGCGGCGGGCAGCACAAGCCGCATGTCTGACATTTGGAGGCCCGCTTGCAAGGACAGCACGATGATGACCCCAGGCCCAGAAGCGAATTCCACTACCACCACTCCGAGCAGAGCATAATGAACAGCGCCAAGCGTCCGTGGGGCGCCAAGCAGAAGCAGTCGCAGCAATCACAGCAATCGCAGCGTCATTTTTACAACTGGGAGCTGTCGCACAGCTTGGGTGCTCCCCAGCATCAGACTCCGCCGTATTTAATGCAATCAACTGGCAGGAAGGCACCGCAGAACGATTACGGACGCTTGCTGTTCTAG
- the Spred gene encoding Sprouty-related protein with EVH-1 domain, isoform B, with the protein MTEGHESDFLVTVRAQVMTRDESTEGWLPLAGGGLANVSIRKRARLSPLASGHDYIIYGQRISDQSVILSCVINRDLKYYKVMPTFHHWRAGKQRNGLTFQTAADARAFDKGVLRAYNELIDDDVFMTLDLPVESESLQKIHSSPEGSEKSHKSVSNNSDSEKLPPPPIHYISTDKTSATTSPPDAPPASAAPSPATAGQIAASENYSYVTLTAVHHDYNYPVVDQPVGAQVLNARRESISALKKRNALEAAQAMAAAQTAAGGGLACRDGGSGKPLHKPNVSDILKKETRLRCRYCHELYSEDFNRRGACEYAPDAFRSGYECISGMGCARCMIYHCMSDAEGETAQHPCDCSASEAGCSKRWLGLAILSLFVPCLWCYPPLRACHLAGIHCGLCGGQHKPHV; encoded by the exons ATGACAGAAGGACATGAAAG CGACTTCTTAGTAACAGTACGCGCACAGGTAATGACCAGAGACGAGAGCACCGAGGGCTGGCTTCCGCTGGCCGGGGGTGGCCTGGCCAATGTTTCGATCCGGAAGCGGGCTAGGCTATCCCCATTGGCATCGGGTCATGACTACATCATCTACGGGCAGAGAATATCCGATCAGAGC GTCATCTTGAGCTGTGTGATCAATCGTGATCTGAAGTATTACAAAGTAATGCCTACATTTCATCATTGGCGCGCAGGGAAGCAGCGGAATGGACTCACATTTCAAACGGCCGCCGATGCGCGAGCCTTTGACAAGGGCGTCCTGCGCGCCTACAACGAGCTGATCGATG ATGATGTATTCATGACCCTGGACTTACCTGTGGAGAGCGAGAGTTTACAAAAGATCCATTCAAGCCCCGAGGGCAGCGAGAAAAGTCACA AGAGCGTCAGCAACAACTCCGACTCGGAGAAGCTGCCTCCGCCGCCCATTCACTACATATCCACGGACAAAACATCGGCCACCACGTCGCCGCCAGACGCACCGCCCGCTTCTGCTGCTCCATCGCCGGCGACGGCCGGCCAGATAGCGGCCAGTGAGAACTACTCGTACGTGACGCTGACGGCGGTGCACCACGACTACAACTATCCGGTGGTGGACCAGCCGGTGGGGGCGCAGGTGCTCAATGCTCGCAGGGAGTCGATCAGTGCACTAAAGAAGCGCAACGCTCTGGAGGCAGCGCAGGCGATGGCGGCGGCTCAGACGGCGGCGGGTGGTGGACTGGCCTGTCGCGACGGCGGATCGGGAAAGCCACTGCACAAGCCAAACGTATCCGACATACTGAAGAAGGAGACGCGCCTGCGATGCCGCTACTGCCACGAGCTGTACAGCGAGGACTTCAATCGGCGGGGCGCCTGCGAATATGCCCCGGATGCGTTTCGCAGCGGCTACGAGTGCATCTCTGGGATGGGCTGTGCCCGTTGCATGATCTACCACTGCATGAGCGACGCCGAGGGCGAGACGGCCCAGCATCCGTGCGACTGCAGCGCCAGCGAGGCCGGCTGCAGCAAGCGCTGGCTGGGCCTGGCGATCCTCTCGTTGTTCGTGCCCTGCCTGTGGTGCTATCCGCCGCTCCGCGCCTGCCACTTGGCCGGCATCCACTGCGGCCTCTGCGGCGGGCAGCACAAGCCGCATGTCTGA
- the Spred gene encoding Sprouty-related protein with EVH-1 domain, isoform A encodes MTEGHESDFLVTVRAQVMTRDESTEGWLPLAGGGLANVSIRKRARLSPLASGHDYIIYGQRISDQSVILSCVINRDLKYYKVMPTFHHWRAGKQRNGLTFQTAADARAFDKGVLRAYNELIDGLAKSNPTIICPPLTKYDSVGEDDVFMTLDLPVESESLQKIHSSPEGSEKSHKSVSNNSDSEKLPPPPIHYISTDKTSATTSPPDAPPASAAPSPATAGQIAASENYSYVTLTAVHHDYNYPVVDQPVGAQVLNARRESISALKKRNALEAAQAMAAAQTAAGGGLACRDGGSGKPLHKPNVSDILKKETRLRCRYCHELYSEDFNRRGACEYAPDAFRSGYECISGMGCARCMIYHCMSDAEGETAQHPCDCSASEAGCSKRWLGLAILSLFVPCLWCYPPLRACHLAGIHCGLCGGQHKPHV; translated from the exons ATGACAGAAGGACATGAAAG CGACTTCTTAGTAACAGTACGCGCACAGGTAATGACCAGAGACGAGAGCACCGAGGGCTGGCTTCCGCTGGCCGGGGGTGGCCTGGCCAATGTTTCGATCCGGAAGCGGGCTAGGCTATCCCCATTGGCATCGGGTCATGACTACATCATCTACGGGCAGAGAATATCCGATCAGAGC GTCATCTTGAGCTGTGTGATCAATCGTGATCTGAAGTATTACAAAGTAATGCCTACATTTCATCATTGGCGCGCAGGGAAGCAGCGGAATGGACTCACATTTCAAACGGCCGCCGATGCGCGAGCCTTTGACAAGGGCGTCCTGCGCGCCTACAACGAGCTGATCGATG GACTGGCCAAATCGAATCCAACGATAATATGCCCACCGCTAACCAAATATGATTCGGTTGGCGAAGATGATGTATTCATGACCCTGGACTTACCTGTGGAGAGCGAGAGTTTACAAAAGATCCATTCAAGCCCCGAGGGCAGCGAGAAAAGTCACA AGAGCGTCAGCAACAACTCCGACTCGGAGAAGCTGCCTCCGCCGCCCATTCACTACATATCCACGGACAAAACATCGGCCACCACGTCGCCGCCAGACGCACCGCCCGCTTCTGCTGCTCCATCGCCGGCGACGGCCGGCCAGATAGCGGCCAGTGAGAACTACTCGTACGTGACGCTGACGGCGGTGCACCACGACTACAACTATCCGGTGGTGGACCAGCCGGTGGGGGCGCAGGTGCTCAATGCTCGCAGGGAGTCGATCAGTGCACTAAAGAAGCGCAACGCTCTGGAGGCAGCGCAGGCGATGGCGGCGGCTCAGACGGCGGCGGGTGGTGGACTGGCCTGTCGCGACGGCGGATCGGGAAAGCCACTGCACAAGCCAAACGTATCCGACATACTGAAGAAGGAGACGCGCCTGCGATGCCGCTACTGCCACGAGCTGTACAGCGAGGACTTCAATCGGCGGGGCGCCTGCGAATATGCCCCGGATGCGTTTCGCAGCGGCTACGAGTGCATCTCTGGGATGGGCTGTGCCCGTTGCATGATCTACCACTGCATGAGCGACGCCGAGGGCGAGACGGCCCAGCATCCGTGCGACTGCAGCGCCAGCGAGGCCGGCTGCAGCAAGCGCTGGCTGGGCCTGGCGATCCTCTCGTTGTTCGTGCCCTGCCTGTGGTGCTATCCGCCGCTCCGCGCCTGCCACTTGGCCGGCATCCACTGCGGCCTCTGCGGCGGGCAGCACAAGCCGCATGTCTGA
- the BEAF-32 gene encoding boundary element-associated factor of 32kD, isoform A, which produces MHVEKKSELRSLLKSGDKRCKLVEPRNTKSCVWRFFNLVQCDDHIEPYACCKTCGDLLSYSGKTGTGSLLRHRCLHSSSSNDKTVRITKAKTLREPLRVAKPKIESNVANYLGEAGALPQKWEEYEQNDEISEDIKDIIYSEDPLCYSPIHVMDDEGLDQPEKQVTVLTHSTSPAGGSSRPIGVGSGVQATVVASTSSSSSSAKQLKNNLETSIERLTAVSEQLSYIIQQNHEELTKDDDYYFALSLVPAMRHLSLSRKMYVRSKIQDILFKESEDSTLAKDE; this is translated from the exons ATGCATGTTGAAAAGAAATCAGAGCTTCGTAGCCTACTAAAATCCGGGGACAAGCGTTGCAAACTCGTTGAGCCCAGGAACACCAAAAGCTGCGTCTGGAGGTTTTTCAATCTCGTCCAGTGCGACGACCACATAGAGCCGTACGCCTGCTGCAAAACCTGTGGCGATCTGTTATCCTACAGCGGCAAAACTGGAACCGGATCCCTGCTACGGCACCGATGTCTCCACTCCAGCAGCAGTAACG ACAAAACCGTGCGGATTACCAAGGCCAAGACGCTGAGGGAGCCGCTGCGTGTGGCCAAGCCGAAGATCGAGTCGAACGTCGCCAATTATCTGGGCGAGGCGGGCGCCCTGCCGCAAAAGTGGGAGGAGTACGAGCAGAACGATGAGATTAGCGAGGACATTAAGGACATCATATACAGCGAGGATCCACTGTGCTATAGTCCTATACACGTGATGGATGATGAGGGCCTGGATCAGCCTGAGAAGCAAGTGACCGTGCTAACCCATTCGACTTCACCAGCCGGTGGAAGTAGCAGGCCCATCGGTGTTGGTTCGGGCGTACAGGCTACTGTGGTGGCCTCCACGtcctccagcagcagctcgGCCAAGCAGCTGAAGAACAACCTGGAGACGTCCATCGAACGGCTGACCGCTGTCAGCGAACAGCTCAGCTACATCATACAACAGAATCACGAGGAGCTCACCAAGGACGACGACTACTATTTTGCACTTAGCTTGGTGCCCGCAATGCGCCACCTTTCGCTCAGTCGGAAGATGTACGTGCGGTCCAAGATCCAGGATATACTGTTCAAGGAAAGTGAGGACTCAACGCTTGCCAAGGATGAGTAG
- the BEAF-32 gene encoding boundary element-associated factor of 32kD, isoform B gives MPKGRVSNVWQHYDINEECENFAICRYCGNNISRGGMASNLKGNNTTNLWTHLRHKHRDEVLVSPVQQRPQARMIPIIKKDKTVRITKAKTLREPLRVAKPKIESNVANYLGEAGALPQKWEEYEQNDEISEDIKDIIYSEDPLCYSPIHVMDDEGLDQPEKQVTVLTHSTSPAGGSSRPIGVGSGVQATVVASTSSSSSSAKQLKNNLETSIERLTAVSEQLSYIIQQNHEELTKDDDYYFALSLVPAMRHLSLSRKMYVRSKIQDILFKESEDSTLAKDE, from the exons ATGCCCAAGGGTCGTGTTAGCAATGTGTGGCAGCACTACGATATTAACGAGGAGTGCGAAAACTTTGCGATATGCCGTTATTGCGGCAACAATATATCGCGTGGTGGCATGGCCAGCAATTTGAAGGGCAACAATACGACCAATTTGTGGACGCATCTGCGGCACAAGCACAGGGACGAGGTGCTGGTCAGTCCGGTGCAGCAACGTCCCCAGGCCCGGATGATCCCAATCATCAAGAAAG ACAAAACCGTGCGGATTACCAAGGCCAAGACGCTGAGGGAGCCGCTGCGTGTGGCCAAGCCGAAGATCGAGTCGAACGTCGCCAATTATCTGGGCGAGGCGGGCGCCCTGCCGCAAAAGTGGGAGGAGTACGAGCAGAACGATGAGATTAGCGAGGACATTAAGGACATCATATACAGCGAGGATCCACTGTGCTATAGTCCTATACACGTGATGGATGATGAGGGCCTGGATCAGCCTGAGAAGCAAGTGACCGTGCTAACCCATTCGACTTCACCAGCCGGTGGAAGTAGCAGGCCCATCGGTGTTGGTTCGGGCGTACAGGCTACTGTGGTGGCCTCCACGtcctccagcagcagctcgGCCAAGCAGCTGAAGAACAACCTGGAGACGTCCATCGAACGGCTGACCGCTGTCAGCGAACAGCTCAGCTACATCATACAACAGAATCACGAGGAGCTCACCAAGGACGACGACTACTATTTTGCACTTAGCTTGGTGCCCGCAATGCGCCACCTTTCGCTCAGTCGGAAGATGTACGTGCGGTCCAAGATCCAGGATATACTGTTCAAGGAAAGTGAGGACTCAACGCTTGCCAAGGATGAGTAG